In Mycobacteriales bacterium, the following proteins share a genomic window:
- a CDS encoding glycosyltransferase: MRIVLFCHSLWSDWNHGNAHFLRGVVTELQERGHEVRVHEPLDGWSRSNLVVEHGRAAIDDAMAAFPHLRSTSYDPAALDMPAMTEGADLVLVHEWNEPALVAAAGAHKADGGYRLLFHDTHHRAVTKPEEMARYDLREYDGVLAFGGVIRDLYLDRGWAKQAWTWHEAADVRTFQPVDGVPRRGDLVWIGNWGDGERTRELHEFLLGPVRRLGLRAQAYGVRYPDDAVRALADAGIRYGGWRANHRAPLAFAAHGVTVHVPRRPYVEALPGIPTIRPFEALACGIPLVCAPWDDAEGLFTPGADYLTVANGREMERALDDVLHDAALAASLREHGLRTIRDRHTCAHRVDELLAICRTDLGLEG, translated from the coding sequence ATGAGGATCGTGCTGTTCTGCCACTCGCTGTGGTCCGACTGGAACCACGGCAACGCGCACTTCCTGCGCGGCGTCGTCACCGAGCTCCAGGAGCGCGGGCACGAGGTGCGCGTCCACGAGCCGCTGGACGGGTGGAGCCGCAGCAACCTCGTGGTCGAACACGGCCGGGCCGCGATCGACGACGCGATGGCGGCGTTCCCGCACCTGCGGTCGACGTCGTACGACCCGGCCGCGCTGGACATGCCGGCCATGACCGAGGGCGCGGACCTGGTGCTCGTGCACGAGTGGAACGAGCCCGCGCTCGTCGCCGCCGCCGGCGCGCACAAGGCGGACGGCGGGTACCGGCTGCTGTTCCACGACACGCACCACCGCGCCGTCACCAAGCCGGAGGAGATGGCCCGCTACGACCTGCGCGAGTACGACGGCGTGCTGGCGTTCGGCGGCGTGATCCGCGACCTGTACCTGGACCGCGGCTGGGCCAAGCAGGCGTGGACCTGGCACGAGGCGGCCGACGTGCGGACGTTCCAGCCGGTCGACGGCGTGCCACGCCGCGGGGACCTGGTCTGGATCGGCAACTGGGGCGACGGCGAGCGGACGAGGGAGCTGCACGAGTTCCTGCTCGGGCCGGTGCGGCGGCTCGGCCTGCGCGCGCAGGCGTACGGCGTGCGCTACCCGGACGACGCGGTGCGCGCGCTCGCCGACGCGGGCATCCGCTACGGCGGCTGGCGCGCCAACCACCGCGCGCCGCTCGCGTTCGCCGCGCACGGCGTCACCGTGCACGTGCCGCGCCGGCCGTACGTCGAGGCGTTGCCGGGCATCCCGACGATCCGGCCGTTCGAGGCGCTGGCCTGCGGCATCCCGCTGGTCTGCGCGCCGTGGGACGACGCGGAGGGGCTGTTCACGCCGGGCGCCGACTACCTCACGGTCGCGAACGGCCGGGAGATGGAGCGCGCGCTGGACGACGTGCTGCACGACGCCGCGCTGGCCGCGTCGCTGCGCGAGCACGGGCTGCGCACCATCCGCGACCGGCACACCTGCGCGCACCGCGTGGACGAGCTGCTCGCCATCTGCCGCACCGACCTCGGCCTGGAGGGCTGA
- a CDS encoding glycosyltransferase — protein sequence MEIAFFGSSLVSAWWNGAATYYRGIVRGLHELGHDVTFYEPVAYERQEHRDIPDPDWARVVVYPAESPSGVRDVVARARSADVVVKTSGVGVYDDVLEDAVAALDGPAVRIFWDVDAPATLARLDADEADPFRALLPAYDLVLTYGGGAPVVDRYLGLGAKDCVVVYNAFDPRTHFRVEPDPRFACDLALLANRLPDREERIEEFFLRAATLLPERSFLLGGNGWDGKPLPPNVRAIGHVGTEEHNAFNCTPLAVLNVTRDSMAANGWSPATRVFEAAGVGACLLTDAWQGIEDFLAPGGEVLVAADGAEVAAHLAALTPVSAREVGSRAADRVLRDHTYAQRAAQVDALLRERA from the coding sequence ATGGAGATCGCGTTCTTCGGGTCCAGCCTGGTCTCGGCGTGGTGGAACGGCGCCGCGACCTACTACCGCGGCATCGTGCGCGGGCTGCACGAGCTCGGCCACGACGTGACGTTCTACGAGCCGGTCGCGTACGAGCGGCAGGAGCACCGCGACATCCCCGACCCGGACTGGGCGCGCGTCGTCGTGTACCCGGCCGAGTCGCCGTCCGGCGTGCGCGACGTGGTGGCGCGCGCGCGGTCGGCGGACGTCGTGGTCAAGACCAGCGGCGTCGGCGTGTACGACGACGTCCTCGAGGACGCGGTCGCCGCGCTGGACGGGCCGGCGGTGCGGATCTTCTGGGACGTCGACGCGCCGGCCACGCTGGCCCGGCTCGACGCCGACGAGGCGGACCCGTTCCGCGCGCTGCTGCCGGCCTACGACCTGGTGCTGACCTACGGCGGCGGCGCGCCGGTCGTGGACCGCTACCTCGGCCTCGGCGCGAAGGACTGCGTCGTCGTCTACAACGCGTTCGACCCGCGCACGCACTTCCGCGTCGAACCGGACCCGCGGTTCGCCTGCGACCTGGCGCTGCTCGCGAACCGGCTGCCGGACCGCGAGGAGCGGATCGAGGAGTTCTTCCTGCGCGCGGCCACGCTGCTGCCGGAGCGGTCGTTCCTGCTCGGCGGCAACGGCTGGGACGGCAAGCCGCTGCCGCCCAACGTGCGCGCGATCGGCCACGTCGGCACCGAGGAGCACAACGCGTTCAACTGCACGCCGCTCGCCGTCCTCAACGTCACCCGCGACAGCATGGCCGCCAACGGCTGGTCGCCGGCGACCCGCGTCTTCGAGGCGGCGGGCGTCGGCGCCTGCCTGCTCACCGACGCGTGGCAGGGGATCGAGGACTTCCTGGCGCCGGGTGGCGAGGTGCTCGTCGCCGCGGACGGGGCGGAGGTGGCCGCGCACCTGGCGGCGCTGACCCCGGTGTCCGCGCGGGAGGTCGGGTCGCGGGCGGCGGACCGGGTGCTCCGCGACCACACCTACGCGCAGCGCGCCGCGCAGGTCGACGCGCTGCTGCGGGAGCGCGCGTGA
- a CDS encoding glycosyltransferase, which yields MNVVLLGLSVTSSWGNGHATNYRALMRALAARGDDVTFLERDVPWYAANRDLPSPPWGRTVLYGSLPELTGGYADAVRDADLVVVGSYVPDGVDVARWVTETARGVTAFYDIDTPVTLAALARGECAYLVPELVKAFDLYLSFTSGPTLDLVEREYGAPRARAFHCLVDPDAYPPLDRPVRWDLGYLGTYSDDRQPVLDALLLEPARRRPDLRFVVAGPQYPDTIDWPANVERIEHLPPGEHPEFYAAQRLTLNVTRADMKAAGWSPSVRLFEAAACAVPVVSDRWDGLGSFFTPGEELFVADGPDDVLRVLDALDGATRARVGAAARARVLAEHTAEHRVAQLAGYVAEVRR from the coding sequence GTGAACGTCGTCCTCCTCGGCCTCTCCGTCACCTCCTCGTGGGGCAACGGCCACGCGACCAACTACCGCGCGCTGATGCGCGCGCTGGCCGCGCGCGGCGACGACGTGACGTTCCTCGAACGCGACGTTCCCTGGTACGCCGCGAACCGCGACCTGCCCTCCCCGCCGTGGGGGCGGACCGTGCTGTACGGCTCGCTGCCCGAGCTGACCGGCGGGTACGCGGACGCCGTGCGCGACGCCGACCTCGTCGTCGTCGGCTCGTACGTGCCCGACGGCGTCGACGTCGCGCGCTGGGTCACCGAGACGGCGCGCGGGGTCACGGCGTTCTACGACATCGACACTCCGGTCACCCTCGCCGCGCTGGCCCGTGGCGAGTGCGCGTACCTGGTGCCGGAGCTGGTGAAGGCGTTCGACCTGTACCTGTCGTTCACCAGCGGGCCGACCCTCGACCTGGTCGAGCGGGAGTACGGCGCGCCGCGCGCGCGGGCGTTCCACTGCCTGGTCGACCCGGACGCGTACCCGCCTCTGGACCGGCCGGTGCGGTGGGACCTCGGCTACCTCGGCACGTACAGCGACGACCGGCAGCCGGTGCTCGACGCGCTGCTGCTCGAACCCGCCCGCCGCCGCCCGGACCTGCGCTTCGTCGTCGCCGGGCCGCAGTACCCGGACACGATCGACTGGCCGGCCAACGTCGAACGCATCGAGCACCTGCCGCCCGGCGAGCACCCGGAGTTCTACGCCGCGCAGCGGCTCACCCTCAACGTCACCCGCGCCGACATGAAGGCCGCCGGCTGGTCGCCGAGCGTCCGGCTGTTCGAGGCGGCGGCGTGCGCCGTGCCGGTGGTGAGCGACCGGTGGGACGGGCTCGGCAGCTTCTTCACCCCGGGCGAGGAGCTGTTCGTCGCGGACGGGCCCGACGACGTGCTGCGGGTGCTCGACGCGCTGGACGGTGCCACGCGGGCTCGGGTCGGTGCGGCGGCGCGGGCGCGGGTGCTGGCAGAGCACACGGCGGAGCACCGGGTCGCCCAGCTCGCCGGGTACGTCGCGGAGGTGCGCCGGTGA
- a CDS encoding TIGR04290 family methyltransferase → MTLQSMGAAAVRDLGPWFHNLHLPDGTQTAPDHPFGDFPAFKWAELGPALPADLSGCRALEVGCNAGFYTFELARRGADVLAIDHDEHYLAQARWACGQYGLGERIEFRRLGVYELARVEETFDLVLFMGVLYHLRYPLLALDLVAERVAGTLVLQTLTLPGDAPPVEPPADLPYEERSRLLEPGWPAMAFVEHSLAGDPTNWWVPAAGAVEAMVRSTGLRVVARPGHEMWLCERDTTSPHRDELNVATGRSR, encoded by the coding sequence GTGACGTTGCAGTCGATGGGCGCGGCGGCGGTCCGCGACCTGGGGCCGTGGTTCCACAACCTGCACCTGCCGGACGGGACGCAGACCGCGCCGGACCATCCGTTCGGCGACTTCCCGGCGTTCAAGTGGGCCGAGCTCGGCCCGGCGCTGCCCGCCGACCTGTCCGGCTGCCGCGCGCTGGAGGTCGGGTGCAACGCCGGCTTCTACACGTTCGAGCTGGCCAGGCGCGGCGCCGACGTGCTCGCGATCGACCATGACGAGCACTACCTCGCGCAGGCGCGGTGGGCGTGCGGGCAGTACGGGCTGGGGGAGCGCATCGAGTTCCGCCGGCTGGGGGTGTACGAGCTGGCGCGGGTCGAGGAGACGTTCGACCTGGTGCTGTTCATGGGCGTGCTGTACCACCTGCGCTACCCGCTGCTCGCGCTCGACCTGGTCGCCGAGCGCGTCGCCGGCACGCTGGTCCTCCAGACGCTGACGCTGCCCGGCGACGCCCCGCCGGTCGAGCCGCCGGCGGACCTGCCGTACGAGGAGCGGTCGCGGTTGCTGGAGCCGGGCTGGCCGGCGATGGCGTTCGTGGAGCACTCGCTGGCGGGGGACCCGACGAACTGGTGGGTGCCCGCCGCGGGCGCCGTCGAGGCGATGGTGCGCAGCACCGGACTGCGGGTCGTGGCGCGACCGGGGCACGAGATGTGGCTCTGCGAGCGCGACACCACCTCCCCGCACCGGGACGAGCTGAACGTGGCGACCGGGCGATCCCGGTAG
- a CDS encoding ATP-binding cassette domain-containing protein: MTVLALQGLTKRYGSRVAVDALAVEVPRGVVAGFVGPNGAGKTTTMAMLLGLVRPTAGTGTVLGEPIEHPERYLGRVGALVEGPALWPALTAVENLRVLARLAGHDERRIPEVLDLAGLTERAGDRFGSYSLGMKQRLGIAAALLGDPALLVLDEPTNGLDPAGMSDVRDLVARVAAGGRTVLVSSHLLAELEQVCDWLLVIDRGRLSFAGPATSFAGTPEVVLAPLDPADLRALADLVAATGLAANRDGDGLVVTVAADEARRTAASLNAAAATAGITLAELHVRRPTLESTYFRMLEVSR, translated from the coding sequence ATGACAGTCCTCGCCCTCCAGGGCCTCACCAAGCGCTACGGCTCCCGCGTCGCCGTCGACGCGCTCGCCGTCGAGGTGCCGCGCGGCGTCGTCGCCGGCTTCGTCGGGCCGAACGGCGCCGGCAAGACCACGACCATGGCCATGCTGCTCGGCCTCGTCCGCCCCACCGCCGGCACCGGCACCGTCCTCGGCGAGCCCATCGAGCACCCCGAGCGGTACCTCGGCCGCGTCGGCGCGCTGGTCGAGGGGCCGGCGCTCTGGCCCGCGCTCACCGCGGTCGAGAACCTCCGCGTCCTCGCCCGGCTCGCAGGCCACGACGAGCGCCGCATCCCCGAGGTCCTCGACCTCGCCGGGCTGACCGAGCGCGCCGGCGACCGCTTCGGCTCGTACTCGCTCGGCATGAAGCAGCGGCTCGGCATCGCCGCCGCGCTGCTCGGCGACCCCGCGCTGCTCGTGCTGGACGAGCCGACCAACGGCCTCGACCCGGCCGGCATGAGCGACGTCCGCGACCTCGTCGCCCGCGTCGCGGCCGGCGGGCGCACCGTGCTCGTGTCGTCGCACCTGCTCGCCGAGCTGGAGCAGGTCTGCGACTGGCTGCTCGTCATCGACCGCGGCCGGCTCTCCTTCGCCGGTCCGGCGACGAGCTTCGCGGGCACGCCGGAGGTCGTGCTGGCCCCGCTGGACCCGGCGGACCTGCGGGCCCTCGCCGACCTCGTCGCCGCCACCGGCCTCGCCGCCAACCGCGACGGCGACGGCCTGGTCGTGACGGTCGCTGCCGACGAGGCACGTCGCACCGCCGCGTCCCTCAACGCCGCGGCCGCCACCGCCGGCATCACCCTCGCCGAGCTGCACGTGCGCCGCCCGACGCTCGAGTCCACGTACTTCCGTATGCTGGAGGTCTCCCGATGA
- a CDS encoding response regulator transcription factor, translating to MIRVLLADDQPLVRAGFRLLLDAEDDVEVVGEADDGAAAVELTRALRPDVVLMDVRMPGVDGLEALRRIGADAGLAGVRVLVLTTFELDEYVFEALRLGASGFLVKHTQPADLVRAVREVAAGEALLSPSVTRRLIAEFASRPTRADVTPASMTVLTEREREVVALVAQGLTNDEIAARLVLSPATARTHVSRAMVKLQARDRAQLVVFAYQSGLVRPST from the coding sequence TTGATCCGGGTGCTGCTGGCCGACGACCAGCCACTGGTGCGGGCCGGGTTCCGGCTGCTGCTCGACGCCGAGGACGACGTCGAGGTGGTCGGCGAGGCCGACGACGGCGCGGCCGCCGTCGAGCTCACCCGCGCGCTGCGCCCGGACGTCGTGCTCATGGACGTCCGCATGCCCGGCGTCGACGGGCTGGAGGCGTTGCGCCGCATCGGCGCCGACGCCGGCCTCGCCGGGGTCCGGGTGCTCGTGCTGACGACGTTCGAGCTGGACGAGTACGTGTTCGAGGCGCTGCGGCTCGGGGCCAGCGGCTTCCTCGTCAAGCACACGCAGCCCGCCGACCTCGTGCGCGCGGTGCGCGAGGTGGCGGCGGGCGAGGCGCTGCTCTCGCCGAGCGTGACCCGGCGGCTCATCGCCGAGTTCGCCTCGCGCCCCACCCGCGCCGACGTCACGCCCGCGAGCATGACCGTGCTGACCGAGCGCGAGCGCGAGGTCGTGGCGCTCGTCGCGCAGGGGCTCACCAACGACGAGATCGCCGCGCGGCTCGTCCTCAGCCCCGCGACCGCCCGCACCCACGTCAGCCGCGCGATGGTCAAGCTCCAGGCGCGCGACCGCGCGCAGCTCGTCGTGTTCGCGTACCAGTCGGGCCTCGTACGCCCGTCGACGTAG
- a CDS encoding histidine kinase, with product MTAPPVCRRRRASWPVDVVVAAGVTAFLVAVTSHIPRGASERALDPAGYALLVAAGASVGIVRRWPRTTLGVVTAVLAAYVVRGYVGGPVFATAWIALYVLRRATDRRTALTGAALLGVTLLVAGLAGGHGLSPLPLVFAGWSAAAVFLGDAVTNRHRYLAQAEERARDLERTREEEARRLVAEDRLRIARDLHDSVAHAMATISVQAGAAEHVLDRRPDAAKEALAAIRRASGDVLDELGAMLTLLRDDGERADRAPTPGLDRVADLVATSRANGLAVTLALDGPLDAVPAAVGTAAYRIVQESLTNVLRHAPRATAAVTVRAGPGGALEVSVTDDGAGAGGATDGTGVGIRGMRERAAATGGSVTAGPAPGGGFAVRAVWERR from the coding sequence GTGACCGCTCCGCCCGTCTGCCGCCGCCGCCGCGCCTCGTGGCCGGTGGACGTCGTCGTGGCCGCGGGCGTCACGGCGTTCCTCGTCGCCGTCACGTCGCACATCCCGCGCGGGGCGTCGGAGCGGGCCCTCGACCCGGCGGGGTACGCCCTGCTCGTCGCGGCGGGCGCCTCCGTCGGCATCGTGCGGCGGTGGCCGCGGACCACTCTCGGCGTGGTCACCGCCGTGCTGGCGGCCTACGTCGTCCGCGGCTACGTCGGCGGGCCGGTCTTCGCCACCGCGTGGATCGCGCTGTACGTGCTGCGCCGCGCGACCGACCGGCGCACCGCGCTCACCGGCGCGGCGCTGCTCGGCGTCACGCTCCTCGTCGCCGGCCTCGCCGGCGGGCACGGCCTGTCGCCGCTGCCGCTGGTCTTCGCCGGCTGGTCCGCCGCCGCCGTGTTCCTCGGCGACGCCGTCACCAACCGCCACCGGTACCTCGCGCAGGCAGAGGAGCGGGCCCGCGACCTCGAACGCACCCGCGAGGAGGAGGCGCGCCGGCTCGTGGCCGAGGACCGGCTGCGCATCGCCCGCGACCTGCACGACAGCGTCGCGCACGCGATGGCGACGATCAGCGTCCAGGCCGGCGCCGCCGAGCACGTCCTCGACCGCCGCCCCGACGCCGCGAAGGAGGCGCTCGCGGCGATCCGCCGCGCGAGCGGCGACGTGCTGGACGAGCTCGGCGCGATGCTGACGCTGCTGCGCGACGACGGGGAGCGGGCCGACCGCGCGCCGACCCCCGGGCTGGACCGCGTCGCCGACCTCGTCGCCACCAGCCGGGCCAACGGCCTCGCCGTCACGCTCGCGCTCGACGGCCCGCTCGACGCCGTACCCGCGGCCGTGGGGACGGCGGCGTACCGGATCGTGCAGGAGTCCCTGACCAACGTGCTGCGGCACGCGCCGCGCGCGACCGCCGCCGTGACCGTGCGCGCCGGTCCCGGTGGCGCGCTGGAGGTGTCGGTGACCGACGACGGCGCCGGCGCGGGCGGCGCGACCGACGGCACCGGCGTCGGCATCCGCGGCATGCGCGAGCGCGCCGCCGCGACCGGCGGCAGCGTCACGGCCGGGCCGGCGCCGGGCGGCGGGTTCGCCGTGCGCGCAGTGTGGGAGCGGCGTTGA